From Streptomyces sp. 6-11-2, one genomic window encodes:
- a CDS encoding gamma-glutamyl-gamma-aminobutyrate hydrolase family protein, translating to MSRTPVRPLIAIPARFCATTSALRFAAEVNARALVEAVWRAGGEPATIHPADPAGHDVAARLARFDGVLLPGGGDLAPHRYGAADAHDSVYDVDDLQDAFDLEVARRALGSGLPLLAICRGLQVVNTVLGGTLHQDMGGPGQDHRHVRHPVSLAPGSALARITRADKVEASCYHHQHIDRLGEGLTVTARAADGTVEGVERADGTGWFVAVQWHPEDTAHEDPAQQRLFDALVGAARA from the coding sequence GTGAGCCGAACCCCCGTGCGTCCCCTGATCGCGATCCCCGCCCGCTTCTGCGCCACCACCTCCGCGCTGCGCTTCGCCGCCGAGGTCAACGCCCGCGCCCTGGTCGAGGCGGTGTGGCGGGCCGGCGGCGAGCCGGCCACCATCCACCCGGCGGACCCCGCCGGGCACGACGTCGCCGCGCGGCTCGCCCGCTTCGACGGCGTCCTGCTGCCCGGCGGCGGCGACCTGGCACCGCACCGGTACGGCGCCGCCGACGCCCACGACAGCGTGTACGACGTCGACGACCTCCAGGACGCCTTCGACCTTGAGGTGGCCCGCCGCGCCCTGGGGTCCGGACTGCCGCTGCTGGCGATCTGCCGCGGTCTCCAGGTGGTCAACACCGTGCTGGGCGGCACGCTGCACCAGGACATGGGCGGCCCCGGCCAGGACCACCGGCACGTCCGGCACCCCGTGTCCCTCGCCCCCGGCTCGGCACTGGCCCGGATCACCCGTGCCGACAAGGTGGAGGCCTCCTGCTACCACCACCAGCACATCGACCGGCTCGGCGAGGGCCTGACGGTCACCGCCCGGGCCGCCGACGGCACCGTGGAGGGCGTGGAGCGCGCGGACGGCACGGGCTGGTTCGTGGCCGTGCAGTGGCATCCCGAGGACACCGCGCACGAGGATCCGGCGCAGCAGCGCCTGTTCGACGCGCTGGTGGGAGCGGCCCGTGCCTGA
- a CDS encoding MarR family winged helix-turn-helix transcriptional regulator, whose protein sequence is MPGHRSITEAEKLAQAKLGGIRVRREQMAAVANIYRAASAVRQHLENSVLRGSDLTWTAFVVLWVVWVWGESETRHVAEEAGISKGTLTGVSRTLESRGLLRRTGHPTDGRLVLLSLTAEGEEFMSRVFPEFNEEEAFVTSQLSGEECRGLAEMLRRVVLQVEEHGEERRRSLLDGADPAPRRSGRRAKG, encoded by the coding sequence GTGCCCGGCCACCGTTCCATCACCGAGGCGGAGAAGCTCGCGCAGGCCAAGCTCGGTGGCATCCGCGTGCGCCGGGAGCAGATGGCGGCGGTCGCCAACATCTACCGGGCCGCCTCCGCGGTCCGCCAGCACCTGGAGAACTCGGTGCTGCGCGGCTCGGACCTGACCTGGACCGCGTTCGTCGTGCTGTGGGTGGTCTGGGTGTGGGGCGAGTCGGAGACCCGGCACGTGGCCGAGGAGGCCGGCATCTCCAAGGGCACCCTGACGGGCGTCTCCCGCACGCTGGAGTCGCGCGGGCTGCTGCGCCGCACCGGGCACCCCACCGACGGACGGCTCGTCCTGCTCTCGCTGACCGCCGAGGGCGAGGAGTTCATGAGCCGGGTCTTTCCGGAGTTCAACGAGGAAGAGGCCTTCGTCACCTCGCAGTTGAGCGGCGAGGAGTGCCGGGGTCTGGCGGAGATGCTGCGGCGTGTGGTCCTCCAGGTCGAGGAGCACGGCGAGGAGCGCCGCCGGTCGCTGCTGGACGGCGCGGACCCGGCGCCGCGCCGCAGCGGGCGCCGCGCCAAGGGCTGA